One Enterobacter asburiae genomic window, CAGCGCGCGGCGGCCTTCATTCCACAACCAGTGGCCGATGCGGTAAGCCTGCAGGGCGTGGAAGCCTTTCAGGTACAGCAGCGGCGTAGAATATTTATCGACCGCCGGGTCACGCGTGCGCACGGCCTGGATATCGCAGGCGGCAGAGGCGATCATTTCCGGGTCAGCGGCGTAAGCCTCTTCCACCACTTCACGAATGGCGATAGCTGGCATGATCGAGGAAGCCAGCTTGTTGGCGAGCATATAGCTCAGCGCGCTGCCGAGATTTTCGTGCTTGAGTAGCGTCGCGTGGTAGAAACTGGCCAGCATAGGCTCGCAGTCGGCCAGCGCCCGGGCTTCGGCTTTAATATTGTTCCAGACGATATCCAGTTCTTCACACGGCATTGCTTACTCCAGACGATAGTTAATGACCAGCCAGTTCTGCGCTGGCTGGGTCATTCAGGTGACAACGGTTCCGACTAGTTACTGCTGCGCTCGTCCTTGCGCGCACGACCTAATAAGGTCAATGCTGCCTCGCGCGCATTTTTTCCGCAATACAATACCTGATAAATTTCCTCGGTTATTGGCATTTCGACACCGAAACGGTGCGCCAACTCGCGGACTTCTTTGGTATTGCGGTAGCCTTCAACCACCTGACCAATCTTCTCCTGCGCGCCTTTTACATCGCTGCCCTGTCCGAGCATCATGCCAAAGCGGCGGTTACGAGACTGGTTGTCGGTACAGGTCAGCACCAGGTCGCCCAGGCCAGCCATCCCCATAAAGGTGGCCGGATCGGCACCCAGCGCTTCGCCCAGGCGGGACATTTCGGTCAGCCCTCGGGTGATCAGCGCCGTACGCGCATTGGCACCAAAACCAATGCCGTCTGACATCCCGGCACCAATCGCAATCACGTTCTTCACCGCACCGCCCAGCTGCACGCCGATAAAATCGGGGTTGCTGTAGACGCGGAAGCTCTTGCCGCAGTGCAGCAGCTGTTGAAGATCGTCGGAGAAGGCCTGATCGGTGGAGGCCAGCGAAATCGCCGTCGGCAGGCCAGCGGCCAGCTCTTTGGCAAAGGTCGGGCCGGAGATGACCGCCAGCGGGATCGCATCACCCAGCGCTTCGCGGGCAACGTCCTGCAGCAGGCGTCCGGTTTCGGCTTCCAGTCCTTTTGTCGCCCA contains:
- the gpsA gene encoding NAD(P)H-dependent glycerol-3-phosphate dehydrogenase; this encodes MSTVNASMTVIGAGSYGTALAITLARNGHEVVLWGHDPKHIATLQRDRCNVAFLPDVPFPDSLHLESDLATALAASRNILIVVPSHVFGDVLRQIKPLMRPDARIVWATKGLEAETGRLLQDVAREALGDAIPLAVISGPTFAKELAAGLPTAISLASTDQAFSDDLQQLLHCGKSFRVYSNPDFIGVQLGGAVKNVIAIGAGMSDGIGFGANARTALITRGLTEMSRLGEALGADPATFMGMAGLGDLVLTCTDNQSRNRRFGMMLGQGSDVKGAQEKIGQVVEGYRNTKEVRELAHRFGVEMPITEEIYQVLYCGKNAREAALTLLGRARKDERSSN